One Lactobacillus crispatus DNA segment encodes these proteins:
- a CDS encoding adaptor protein MecA → MQVDHIDKNTIRVRIDKAELARRGMGMLDLLGNRQKIQDFFYKILDEVDEDHEFANGAPVSFQVMPNNGGLDLMITKVKPDDAQNLRKLMGDSFPKDEQSSTNSDDSKSFFDLDEESTNSNSAPQGPATHNFFNQDDKNNEPTDWRSRKTQAYYFDDLGSLIELADNLKANDLASSLYYLHGQYFLNLAFLDEEYEELKPADAWTIANEFGFKVDSDKMRVVEETGKCLLMQNALGQIRHYFLKAANY, encoded by the coding sequence GTGCAGGTAGATCATATTGATAAGAATACTATCAGAGTTCGAATTGATAAAGCTGAATTGGCTCGTCGTGGGATGGGAATGCTTGATTTATTAGGTAATAGACAAAAGATTCAAGACTTCTTCTATAAAATTCTTGATGAGGTCGATGAAGACCATGAATTTGCCAATGGTGCTCCAGTATCATTTCAAGTAATGCCTAATAATGGGGGATTAGATTTGATGATCACCAAAGTTAAGCCGGACGATGCACAGAATTTAAGGAAACTAATGGGTGATAGCTTTCCTAAGGATGAGCAATCATCAACGAATTCGGATGATTCAAAAAGTTTCTTTGATTTAGATGAGGAGAGTACGAATTCAAATTCGGCTCCTCAAGGACCAGCTACTCACAACTTTTTTAACCAAGATGATAAAAACAATGAGCCAACTGATTGGAGATCGCGCAAGACTCAGGCTTACTATTTTGATGATTTAGGTAGTCTAATTGAATTAGCTGATAACCTTAAGGCAAATGATTTAGCTTCTAGCTTGTATTACTTGCATGGACAATATTTCTTAAATTTGGCATTTCTTGATGAAGAATATGAGGAGCTTAAACCAGCAGATGCGTGGACAATAGCCAACGAATTTGGTTTTAAGGTCGATAGTGATAAGATGCGTGTAGTTGAAGAAACAGGCAAATGCTTATTGATGCAAAATGCTTTAGGCCAGATTCGACATTACTTTTTAAAAGCAGCTAATTATTAA
- the spxA gene encoding transcriptional regulator SpxA, with amino-acid sequence MVDLYVSPSCTSCRKARAWLEKHNIPFEERNIFSEPLTKKELLKILRMTENGTEEIISTRSRTFQQLRINLDDLSIDQLLDLVEKNPSLLRRPIIMDDRRLQVGYNEDEIRRFLPRKVRRLELAEAQKIADL; translated from the coding sequence ATGGTAGATTTATATGTCTCTCCTAGTTGTACTTCATGTCGCAAGGCAAGAGCGTGGCTTGAAAAACATAATATTCCATTCGAGGAAAGAAACATTTTTTCTGAACCATTGACTAAAAAAGAATTATTAAAGATCTTGCGGATGACTGAAAATGGTACTGAGGAAATCATTTCTACCCGCTCAAGAACTTTTCAACAATTGCGAATCAATTTAGATGATTTATCAATTGATCAGTTACTTGATTTAGTAGAAAAGAATCCTAGCTTGTTAAGAAGACCAATCATTATGGATGATCGTCGACTTCAAGTTGGTTACAATGAAGATGAAATTCGTCGATTCTTGCCACGAAAAGTTCGTCGGTTGGAATTGGCTGAAGCACAAAAGATTGCAGATTTATAA
- the ptsP gene encoding phosphoenolpyruvate--protein phosphotransferase, which produces MTKTLKGIAASDGIAIAPAYLLVEPDLSFSKSSIADVEAEVARYNDAIKTSTAEVEKIHDIAKESLGDEEAQVFEAHLMILNDPEFTGAIENEIKDSKINAEAALDETAKKFIAIFEGMTDNPYMQERAADVRDVSKRIMAHLLGKELPNPASIDHEVIVVAHDLTPSDTAQLNKKYVKGFVTDIGGRTAHSAIMARSLELPAVVGTDSITKDVKNGDMLIADGLDGDAIIDPSDAQVADYKQKSEAFLKQKAEWAKLKNEPSVTADGKKFIIAANIGTPNDMPGVKDNGAEAIGLYRTEFLYMDSSDFPTEEAQFDAYKEVIEGMNGKQTIIRTCDIGGDKHLDYWDLPEEMNPFLGVRAIRLSMQYKDIFRTQLRALLRASAYGPLGIMFPMIGTLAELREAKQILAEEKDKLAKEGVKIGDDLQVGMMIEVPAAAVLADQFAKEVDFFSIGTNDLIQYTMAADRGNDNVSYLYQPYNPSVLRLIKHTIDGAHENGIWCGMCGEAAGDNTMFPILLSMGLDEYSMSATSILRIRSLMKKLNTADIKKLANEACYVSETAEDNEKLVNNLMKKLNK; this is translated from the coding sequence ATGACCAAGACTTTAAAAGGAATTGCTGCAAGTGATGGTATCGCTATTGCTCCAGCATATCTTCTTGTGGAGCCTGATCTTTCATTCTCTAAATCTTCAATTGCTGATGTTGAAGCTGAAGTAGCTCGTTACAACGATGCAATTAAGACTTCAACTGCTGAAGTTGAAAAGATTCATGATATTGCTAAAGAAAGCTTGGGCGATGAAGAAGCTCAAGTTTTTGAAGCACACTTAATGATTTTAAATGACCCAGAATTTACTGGTGCCATTGAGAATGAAATTAAGGATTCAAAGATCAACGCAGAAGCTGCTCTTGATGAGACTGCTAAGAAGTTTATTGCTATTTTTGAAGGGATGACAGATAATCCTTACATGCAAGAACGTGCTGCTGACGTACGTGATGTTTCAAAGCGTATTATGGCTCACCTTCTTGGTAAGGAATTACCAAATCCTGCTTCAATCGATCATGAAGTAATTGTTGTAGCTCACGACTTAACTCCAAGTGACACTGCTCAACTTAACAAAAAGTATGTTAAGGGTTTTGTTACTGATATTGGTGGTCGTACAGCACACTCAGCAATTATGGCTCGTTCACTTGAATTGCCAGCTGTTGTTGGTACTGACTCAATTACTAAGGATGTTAAGAACGGCGATATGTTAATTGCTGATGGTCTTGACGGGGATGCAATTATTGATCCAAGTGACGCTCAAGTAGCTGATTACAAGCAAAAGAGTGAAGCATTCCTTAAGCAAAAGGCAGAATGGGCTAAGCTTAAGAATGAACCATCAGTTACTGCAGATGGCAAGAAATTTATCATTGCTGCTAACATTGGTACACCTAATGATATGCCAGGTGTAAAGGATAATGGTGCGGAAGCCATTGGTTTGTACAGAACAGAGTTCTTGTACATGGACTCTAGTGACTTTCCAACTGAAGAAGCTCAATTTGATGCCTACAAGGAAGTTATTGAAGGTATGAATGGTAAACAAACCATTATCAGAACCTGTGATATCGGTGGTGACAAGCACCTTGATTACTGGGATCTTCCAGAAGAAATGAACCCATTCTTAGGTGTTCGTGCTATCCGTCTTTCTATGCAATACAAGGATATCTTTAGAACTCAATTAAGAGCTTTACTTCGTGCATCTGCATACGGTCCATTAGGAATTATGTTCCCAATGATCGGTACTTTAGCAGAATTACGTGAAGCTAAGCAAATTTTAGCTGAAGAAAAAGATAAGCTCGCTAAAGAAGGCGTTAAGATTGGTGATGACTTGCAAGTCGGTATGATGATTGAAGTACCTGCTGCAGCCGTTTTAGCTGATCAATTTGCAAAGGAAGTTGACTTCTTCTCAATTGGTACTAATGACTTAATTCAATATACTATGGCTGCTGACCGTGGTAATGATAATGTGTCATACTTGTACCAACCATATAACCCATCAGTACTTCGTTTGATTAAGCACACTATTGATGGTGCTCATGAAAACGGTATTTGGTGTGGTATGTGTGGTGAAGCTGCTGGTGATAACACTATGTTCCCAATCTTACTTTCAATGGGGCTTGATGAATACTCAATGAGTGCAACTTCAATCTTACGTATCAGAAGCTTAATGAAGAAATTGAACACTGCTGACATTAAGAAATTAGCTAACGAAGCTTGTTATGTATCAGAAACTGCTGAAGACAACGAAAAATTAGTTAATAATTTAATGAAAAAATTGAACAAGTAG
- a CDS encoding phosphocarrier protein HPr produces the protein MEKRDFHIIAETGIHARPATLLVQAASKFGSDVNLEYNGKSVNLKSIMGVMSLGVGQNADVTITAEGDDEKDALDAIADTMKKEGLAE, from the coding sequence ATGGAAAAACGCGATTTTCATATCATTGCAGAAACAGGTATTCATGCACGTCCAGCTACTCTTTTAGTACAAGCTGCTTCAAAGTTTGGCTCAGATGTTAACTTGGAATACAACGGTAAGTCAGTAAACTTGAAGTCAATCATGGGTGTTATGTCACTTGGTGTTGGTCAAAATGCTGATGTTACTATCACTGCTGAAGGTGATGACGAAAAGGACGCATTGGACGCAATTGCCGACACTATGAAAAAAGAAGGTTTAGCTGAATAA
- a CDS encoding sugar ABC transporter permease encodes MKSYSNQRRLSLIFRYILLIVLAILWILPIVWIVLASFSFNDTGFVSTFWPEKFTLQNYIGIFTNPQYPFGNWIINTLVISLLSMVISTFLTISVAYVLSRLRFAFRKPFLQIALVLGMFPGFMSMIALYYILKGLNMLNLFGLLLVYVGGAGLGFYVAKGFFDTIPRSIDEAAEIDGATKWQVFLHIGLPLSKPMIVYTALTAFIAPWTDFIFSGIILSTSGNAKTYTVAYGLYNMVHTAKGNATAYFAQFVAGCVIIAIPITILFVFMQKFYVNGITAGADKG; translated from the coding sequence ATGAAGTCATATTCAAATCAAAGACGGCTCTCATTAATCTTTCGGTATATCCTATTAATTGTTTTAGCGATTCTATGGATTTTACCGATTGTCTGGATCGTCTTAGCAAGTTTTTCATTCAATGATACTGGATTCGTTTCGACCTTCTGGCCGGAAAAATTCACATTGCAGAACTATATTGGGATTTTTACTAATCCACAATATCCATTTGGTAACTGGATCATTAATACTTTAGTTATTTCATTGCTTTCAATGGTAATTTCAACTTTCTTAACTATTTCAGTTGCCTACGTTCTGTCACGACTTCGCTTTGCATTTAGAAAGCCATTCTTACAGATCGCATTGGTATTGGGAATGTTCCCAGGCTTCATGTCAATGATCGCTTTGTATTACATCTTGAAGGGTCTTAACATGTTAAACCTCTTCGGATTGTTACTAGTTTATGTTGGTGGTGCCGGTTTGGGCTTCTACGTTGCTAAAGGATTCTTTGATACTATTCCTCGGTCAATCGACGAAGCTGCCGAAATCGACGGTGCTACTAAGTGGCAAGTATTCTTACATATTGGTTTGCCACTTTCAAAGCCAATGATTGTTTATACTGCTTTGACTGCCTTCATCGCTCCATGGACAGACTTCATTTTCTCAGGTATTATTCTTTCAACCTCAGGAAATGCTAAGACTTATACAGTTGCTTATGGTTTGTATAACATGGTGCACACAGCTAAAGGTAACGCGACTGCATACTTCGCTCAATTCGTTGCAGGGTGTGTAATCATCGCTATCCCTATTACTATCTTGTTCGTTTTCATGCAGAAGTTCTACGTTAACGGAATTACTGCTGGTGCCGATAAGGGTTAA
- a CDS encoding carbohydrate ABC transporter permease: MFLKKKHVAPKATYREVWSKGDIATKLSFFLMGSNALANKQWVKGISFLLSEIIFIVWFILSGIPTLNSLATLGTIKTKKVVYDAAQGVYVTKQPSNSVLILLFGVLALILCVAIIYLYIVNLRSTRHNYILKRDGDHIPTNVEELKSLLDTRLHATLMVIPLLGILFFTILPTIFMISMAFTNYDRQHPIAFSWTGFQAFGNVLSGDLAGTFFPVLGWTLIWAVAATATTFFFGVLLALLIESKGIKHKGFWRTIFVIIWAVPQFVSLLMMAQFLDYQGALNNILMNLHWISSPIHFIDNQASPLVARITVILVNMWIGIPVSMLVSTAIIQNLPQDQIEAAKIDGANAAQIFRSITFPQILFVMAPSLIQQFIGNINNFNVIFLLTGGAPMNSKYNGAGSTDLLVTWLYNLTFGQEQRYNASAVLGILIFIISATVSLIAYRRTNAFKEG; encoded by the coding sequence ATGTTTCTAAAGAAAAAGCATGTAGCTCCTAAAGCAACATATCGCGAGGTTTGGTCAAAAGGCGACATTGCTACCAAGTTATCATTCTTCTTAATGGGTAGTAACGCCTTGGCAAACAAACAATGGGTAAAAGGTATTTCATTCTTACTTTCAGAAATTATCTTTATTGTTTGGTTTATCCTCAGTGGTATCCCTACTTTAAATTCATTAGCTACATTAGGTACTATTAAAACCAAAAAAGTTGTTTATGATGCCGCACAAGGCGTTTATGTAACCAAGCAACCATCAAACTCAGTTTTGATTTTGTTATTCGGTGTATTGGCCTTGATCTTATGTGTAGCAATCATTTATCTATACATTGTCAACTTACGCTCAACTAGACATAATTATATTTTGAAGCGTGATGGGGACCATATTCCAACTAACGTTGAAGAACTTAAGAGTTTGCTTGATACTCGGTTACACGCAACCTTGATGGTTATTCCATTATTGGGTATCTTGTTCTTTACGATTTTGCCAACGATCTTCATGATTTCAATGGCCTTTACCAACTATGATCGTCAACACCCAATCGCTTTCTCATGGACAGGCTTCCAAGCATTTGGCAATGTTTTGAGTGGTGACTTAGCTGGTACTTTCTTCCCAGTCTTAGGCTGGACTTTGATCTGGGCTGTGGCAGCTACTGCTACGACTTTCTTCTTTGGTGTTTTGCTCGCTCTTCTGATTGAATCAAAAGGAATCAAGCACAAGGGATTCTGGAGAACAATCTTTGTTATCATTTGGGCTGTACCACAATTCGTTTCACTTTTGATGATGGCGCAGTTCTTGGACTACCAAGGTGCTTTGAACAATATCTTGATGAACTTGCATTGGATTAGTTCACCAATTCACTTTATTGATAATCAAGCTTCACCTTTAGTTGCAAGAATTACCGTTATTCTTGTTAACATGTGGATCGGTATTCCGGTTTCTATGTTGGTTTCAACAGCGATTATTCAAAACTTGCCACAAGATCAAATTGAAGCTGCTAAGATTGATGGTGCTAATGCTGCACAAATTTTCCGTTCAATCACTTTTCCACAAATTTTATTTGTGATGGCACCTTCACTTATCCAACAATTTATTGGTAACATCAACAACTTCAATGTTATCTTCTTGCTGACAGGTGGTGCACCAATGAACAGTAAGTATAACGGTGCTGGATCGACTGACTTGTTGGTAACGTGGTTATATAACTTGACCTTCGGTCAGGAACAGCGTTATAACGCCAGTGCCGTATTGGGTATCTTAATCTTCATTATTAGTGCAACTGTTTCACTGATTGCATATCGTCGTACTAATGCATTTAAGGAGGGCTAG
- a CDS encoding extracellular solute-binding protein has product MKIWKKMALGSTAVLAALSLAACSNGSSNSSSSSSNSNKKANLTLWVDTEQVPYYKQIAKDFTKKNKNIKVRVVQSPNGSANAKTDVGKDPSKAADVFEVPNDQLGQMAEAGYINPLSPSATKDIQDNYVDVASKGVTWKGKVYAFPYAQQAQTIYYNKSKLSANDVKDWKTLTSKGVVATDFTNAYVMWPVMFSAGTTLYGKNGEDLKGSTFNSQNGVNALKWYAAQKKNKSVMQTSNALNQLKKGNAQAILDGPWNAANIKKILGKNFAVAKYPKIEVGGKSVQMEAFLGIEGFAVNANTKNAKAASDLAAYITNKKSQLIAHKNAGQIPVLKSAVNSSAIKSDPVAEAVIEMAKPGNSVLQPKLPQMAAFWNGSAPLISGSYDGKIKPSQYKAQLAKLAKNIEKK; this is encoded by the coding sequence ATGAAGATTTGGAAGAAAATGGCTTTAGGTAGTACTGCTGTTCTTGCTGCATTATCATTAGCAGCATGTTCAAACGGCTCAAGTAATTCATCATCAAGTAGCAGTAATTCAAACAAGAAGGCTAACTTGACTCTTTGGGTGGATACTGAACAAGTTCCTTACTACAAGCAAATTGCTAAGGACTTTACTAAGAAGAACAAGAATATTAAGGTTCGTGTAGTTCAAAGTCCTAACGGTTCAGCTAACGCTAAGACAGACGTTGGTAAGGACCCATCAAAGGCTGCTGATGTCTTTGAAGTTCCTAACGATCAATTAGGTCAAATGGCTGAAGCTGGTTACATTAACCCACTTTCACCATCAGCAACTAAGGATATCCAAGACAACTATGTCGATGTTGCTTCAAAGGGTGTAACTTGGAAGGGCAAGGTTTACGCATTCCCATACGCACAACAAGCTCAAACCATTTACTACAACAAGTCTAAGTTATCAGCTAACGACGTTAAGGACTGGAAGACTTTAACTTCAAAGGGTGTTGTAGCTACCGACTTTACTAACGCTTACGTAATGTGGCCAGTAATGTTCTCAGCAGGTACTACACTTTACGGTAAGAATGGTGAAGACCTTAAGGGCTCAACTTTCAACTCACAAAACGGTGTTAATGCTTTGAAGTGGTACGCAGCTCAAAAGAAGAACAAGAGCGTAATGCAAACTTCAAACGCTTTGAACCAATTGAAGAAGGGTAACGCACAAGCTATTTTGGACGGTCCTTGGAACGCTGCTAATATCAAGAAGATCTTGGGTAAGAACTTCGCAGTTGCTAAGTATCCTAAGATTGAAGTTGGTGGTAAGAGCGTACAAATGGAAGCATTCCTTGGTATTGAAGGCTTCGCAGTTAATGCTAACACCAAGAATGCTAAGGCTGCTTCAGATTTAGCTGCTTACATTACTAACAAGAAGTCACAATTAATTGCTCATAAGAACGCTGGTCAAATTCCAGTATTGAAGAGCGCTGTCAACTCAAGTGCTATTAAGAGTGACCCGGTTGCTGAAGCTGTAATTGAAATGGCTAAGCCAGGTAACTCAGTATTGCAACCTAAACTTCCACAAATGGCTGCATTCTGGAACGGTTCAGCTCCACTTATCAGTGGTTCTTACGACGGTAAGATTAAGCCATCACAATACAAGGCACAACTTGCTAAGCTCGCTAAGAATATTGAAAAGAAATAA
- a CDS encoding ABC transporter ATP-binding protein: MVEVDLNHIYKKYAGNDRYSVNDFDLHIKDKEFIVFVGPSGCGKSTTLRMVAGLEDISKGTLEIDHKVMNDVAPKDRHIAMVFQNYALYPHMTIYDNMAFGLKLRHTPKDEIDQKVKKAAKMLGLEEYLDKKPGALSGGQRQRVALGRAIVRAAPIFLMDEPLSNLDAKLRVVMRTEIAKLHQDLGTTTIYVTHDQTEAMTLADRVVVMSVGRVEQIGSPLEVYNNPVNMFVAGFIGSPQMNFFNVHYKDGRISDGKGLNIGIPEGKAKLLEEKGYNDKDLVFGIRPEDIHSEEAFMETWPDSVIESKVVVSELLGATIQLHQEVDGTEFTAIVNSRDYHKPGDKVKMGFDVNKAHFFDKDSTKAIVN; this comes from the coding sequence ATGGTTGAGGTTGATTTAAACCATATTTACAAAAAATATGCAGGTAACGACAGATATTCTGTTAACGACTTTGACTTACATATCAAGGATAAGGAATTCATCGTTTTCGTTGGTCCATCTGGCTGTGGTAAGTCAACTACTTTGAGAATGGTTGCTGGTTTGGAAGACATCAGTAAGGGTACTTTGGAAATCGATCATAAAGTAATGAACGATGTTGCTCCAAAGGACAGACACATTGCGATGGTTTTCCAGAACTACGCTTTGTATCCACACATGACCATTTATGACAACATGGCCTTCGGTTTAAAGTTGCGTCACACGCCTAAAGATGAAATTGATCAAAAGGTTAAAAAAGCAGCTAAGATGTTAGGCCTTGAAGAGTACTTGGATAAGAAGCCAGGTGCTTTGTCCGGTGGTCAAAGACAGCGTGTTGCATTAGGACGTGCAATCGTTCGTGCGGCACCTATCTTCTTGATGGATGAACCTTTATCAAACTTGGATGCTAAATTGCGTGTGGTAATGCGTACTGAAATTGCTAAGCTTCACCAAGACTTGGGTACTACAACTATTTATGTTACCCACGATCAGACTGAAGCGATGACTTTGGCTGATAGAGTTGTTGTAATGTCTGTTGGTAGAGTTGAACAAATCGGCTCACCACTTGAAGTTTACAACAATCCAGTTAACATGTTCGTTGCCGGATTTATTGGTTCCCCACAAATGAATTTCTTCAATGTTCACTACAAGGACGGTCGAATTTCTGATGGCAAAGGCTTGAATATTGGTATTCCTGAAGGTAAGGCAAAACTGCTGGAAGAAAAGGGCTACAACGATAAAGACTTGGTCTTCGGTATTCGTCCAGAAGATATTCACTCAGAAGAAGCATTTATGGAAACATGGCCAGATTCAGTAATTGAATCAAAGGTTGTTGTTTCAGAGCTTCTAGGTGCAACTATTCAGCTTCACCAAGAAGTTGATGGTACTGAATTTACTGCTATTGTAAATTCACGTGATTATCACAAGCCAGGTGACAAGGTTAAGATGGGCTTTGATGTTAACAAAGCTCACTTCTTTGATAAAGATTCCACGAAGGCGATTGTTAACTAA
- the pgmB gene encoding beta-phosphoglucomutase, which produces MLKGLLFDLDGVLTNSAKFHLTAWNNLAKELGITLTDAQLDSLRGISRMDSLNLILKYGGQEDKYTEAEKEKFAAEKNAKFVEQVETMTPKDILPGISELLADAKKQNLKMVIASASKNAPKILTRLGIMDEFDGIVDPATLHHGKPDPEIYIKAQEIAGLKADEVISFEDAKAGVEAIKAAGQFAVGIGDKELLKEADYIVPTTAELKLSEIEKVFNEK; this is translated from the coding sequence ATGCTTAAAGGATTGTTATTCGATTTAGATGGTGTTTTAACTAACTCAGCTAAGTTTCACCTTACAGCTTGGAACAATTTAGCTAAGGAATTAGGCATTACCTTAACAGATGCTCAACTTGATAGCTTGCGTGGTATTTCAAGAATGGATTCACTTAACCTGATCTTGAAGTACGGTGGTCAAGAAGACAAATACACCGAAGCAGAAAAAGAAAAGTTTGCTGCAGAAAAGAACGCTAAATTTGTTGAACAAGTAGAAACAATGACGCCAAAGGACATTTTGCCTGGGATCTCTGAGTTATTGGCAGATGCTAAGAAGCAAAACTTAAAGATGGTAATTGCTTCTGCTTCTAAGAATGCTCCTAAGATTTTAACTAGATTAGGTATTATGGATGAATTTGATGGCATTGTTGATCCAGCAACGCTTCATCATGGTAAGCCAGATCCTGAAATTTACATCAAAGCGCAAGAAATTGCAGGGTTAAAGGCTGATGAAGTAATCAGTTTTGAAGATGCCAAAGCTGGGGTCGAAGCAATCAAGGCCGCAGGTCAATTTGCCGTAGGAATTGGTGATAAGGAGCTTTTGAAAGAAGCTGATTACATCGTTCCAACAACTGCTGAGTTGAAATTGAGTGAAATTGAAAAAGTTTTTAATGAAAAATAA
- a CDS encoding glycoside hydrolase family 65 protein — MKRIFEIDPWKVVTHKFEPKDKRLQESMTAIGNDYMGMRGNFEEGYSGDSLQGTYLAGVWFPDKTRVGWWKNGYPKYFGKVPNSPSFINMGITINGEKLDLAKVKFSDFYLALDMHQGLLTRSFTYEGKDTKVKFEFERFLHITLKEAALIKVKAIVLSGKAKIDFDAALDGTVVNEDSNYDAKFWMPLGENAEARTIKVETKANPYKVPQFTVLLKQSLRHNGEVVKGDVSTEAAQLHEKLSVELNEGESYDLEKDVIVVTSRDVKPDDQDAKAAELMTKLQAKSFEENLADHEAVWQKRWDKSDVVIAGDDAAQQGIRFNICQLFMTYYGEDERLNVGPKGFTGEKYGGATYWDTEAYIVPMYLCVTDPSVTRALLQYRHDQLPGAYHNAKEQGLPGALFPMVTFNGIECHNEWEITFEEIHRNADIPHAIAMYTDYTGDDSYVKNEGMDVLVGTARFWAARVHWSKWRNKYVMHGVTGPNEYENNVNNNWFTNTMARWLLKYTLERLPLATKEAQERVRVTDEEKAKWQDIVDNMYLPEDKERGIFLQQDDFLDKDIRPVSEIEDQRPINQHWSWDKILRSPFIKQADVLQGIYFLNDEYTVEQKEKNFDFYEPLTVHESSLSPCIHSILAAELGKQKKAVELYQRTARLDLDNYNNDTVDGLHITSMSGSWLTIVQGFAGMRYDHNQLKFNPFVPEGWDHYSFKINYRGRLIEVYVDHEGTKLTLLKGEDIDVLVHDKKVTLKEGETTNA; from the coding sequence ATGAAACGAATTTTTGAAATTGATCCTTGGAAGGTCGTTACCCATAAGTTCGAACCAAAAGATAAAAGATTGCAAGAAAGTATGACTGCAATCGGCAACGATTACATGGGTATGAGAGGAAACTTTGAAGAAGGCTATTCAGGTGACAGCTTACAAGGTACTTACCTTGCTGGTGTTTGGTTCCCTGATAAGACGCGTGTTGGTTGGTGGAAGAACGGATATCCAAAGTACTTTGGTAAGGTTCCTAACTCACCAAGTTTCATCAACATGGGAATTACGATTAATGGTGAAAAACTTGACTTAGCTAAAGTTAAGTTTAGTGATTTCTACTTAGCACTTGATATGCACCAAGGTCTTCTGACTAGAAGTTTTACTTATGAAGGTAAGGATACTAAGGTTAAATTCGAATTCGAAAGGTTTTTACATATTACCTTAAAAGAAGCAGCTTTAATTAAAGTTAAGGCTATCGTTTTAAGTGGTAAAGCTAAGATCGACTTTGATGCAGCACTTGATGGAACTGTTGTTAACGAAGACAGTAACTACGATGCAAAATTCTGGATGCCTTTAGGTGAAAATGCTGAAGCAAGAACTATTAAGGTTGAAACTAAGGCTAACCCATACAAGGTTCCACAATTTACAGTCCTCCTTAAGCAAAGTCTTCGTCATAATGGTGAAGTAGTTAAGGGTGATGTTTCAACTGAAGCAGCCCAACTTCATGAAAAGCTTTCAGTTGAGTTAAATGAAGGCGAAAGCTACGATCTTGAAAAAGATGTCATTGTTGTTACTAGTCGTGACGTCAAACCAGATGATCAAGATGCTAAGGCAGCTGAATTGATGACCAAGCTTCAAGCTAAGAGTTTTGAAGAAAACTTAGCTGATCATGAAGCCGTTTGGCAAAAGCGCTGGGACAAATCAGATGTTGTAATTGCTGGTGATGATGCCGCTCAACAAGGTATCCGCTTTAACATTTGTCAATTATTCATGACTTATTACGGTGAAGATGAACGTCTTAACGTTGGTCCTAAAGGTTTTACCGGTGAAAAATACGGTGGTGCTACTTACTGGGATACTGAAGCCTACATTGTTCCAATGTACTTATGTGTTACTGATCCTAGTGTTACTCGGGCACTTTTACAATACCGTCACGATCAATTGCCAGGCGCATACCATAACGCTAAAGAACAAGGCTTACCAGGTGCATTGTTCCCAATGGTTACCTTCAACGGGATTGAATGTCACAATGAATGGGAAATCACCTTTGAAGAAATTCACAGAAATGCGGACATTCCTCACGCAATCGCTATGTACACTGATTACACTGGCGACGACAGCTACGTTAAGAACGAAGGTATGGACGTTTTAGTTGGTACCGCAAGATTCTGGGCAGCTAGAGTTCACTGGTCAAAGTGGCGTAACAAGTACGTAATGCACGGTGTAACGGGTCCTAATGAATACGAAAACAACGTAAACAACAACTGGTTCACCAACACCATGGCAAGATGGCTTCTCAAATACACTTTGGAACGTTTGCCACTTGCTACTAAGGAAGCTCAAGAAAGAGTTCGCGTAACTGACGAAGAAAAGGCTAAATGGCAAGACATCGTAGATAACATGTACTTACCAGAAGACAAGGAACGAGGCATCTTCTTACAACAAGATGACTTCCTAGACAAGGATATTCGTCCAGTTAGCGAAATCGAAGATCAACGTCCAATTAACCAACACTGGTCATGGGACAAGATCTTGAGATCACCATTCATCAAGCAAGCCGATGTTTTACAAGGTATCTACTTCTTGAACGATGAATACACTGTGGAACAAAAGGAAAAGAACTTCGACTTCTACGAACCATTAACAGTTCACGAAAGTTCACTTTCACCATGTATTCACTCAATCTTAGCTGCTGAACTTGGCAAGCAAAAGAAGGCTGTTGAGCTTTACCAAAGAACTGCTCGTCTTGACCTTGATAACTACAACAACGACACCGTTGATGGTTTGCACATCACTTCAATGAGTGGTTCATGGCTTACAATTGTTCAAGGTTTCGCAGGCATGCGTTACGATCACAACCAATTGAAGTTTAACCCATTTGTTCCTGAAGGTTGGGATCACTACAGCTTCAAGATCAACTACCGTGGTCGCTTGATCGAAGTTTATGTTGATCATGAAGGAACTAAGCTTACTTTGCTTAAGGGTGAAGATATTGATGTATTAGTTCACGATAAGAAAGTTACTCTTAAAGAAGGTGAAACTACAAATGCTTAA